Proteins from a single region of Chlorocebus sabaeus isolate Y175 chromosome 25, mChlSab1.0.hap1, whole genome shotgun sequence:
- the C25H1orf53 gene encoding uncharacterized protein C1orf53 homolog isoform X2 gives MAARQIWALAGPALWRQPPAAPPPAPLWVRSGFRQQLSLTLYSANEGHCGGSAPGTPSRPERAARPSAGQLNYVDPATGYVVLTQIAHLQRGECCGSACRHCPYGQVNVKDPSKKKQFNSYFYV, from the exons ATGGCGGCCAGGCAGATCTGGGCACTGGCGGGTCCCGCGCTCTGGAGGCAACCTCCCGCCGCCCCACCGCCAGCACCTCTCTGGGTCCGATCTGGGTTCCGACAGCAGCTCAGTTTAACCCTCTACTCTGCTAACGAGGGACACTGCGGCGGCTCCGCGCCCGGCACGCCGAGTAGGCCGGAGAGAGCGGCGAGGCCTTCG GCTGGCCAGCTAAACTATGTGGATCCAGCTACTGGCTATGTGGTGCTCACACAGATTGCCCACTTGCAAAGAGGTGAATGTTGTGGCTCTGCTTGCAGACAT TGTCCGTATGGTCAAGTCAATGTTAAAGATCCATCTAAAAAGAAGCAAttcaattcatatttttatgtttga
- the C25H1orf53 gene encoding uncharacterized protein C1orf53 homolog isoform X1, whose protein sequence is MAARQIWALAGPALWRQPPAAPPPAPLWVRSGFRQQLSLTLYSANEGHCGGSAPGTPSRPERAARPSVSEELTVAERRIAELHAAACAAGQLNYVDPATGYVVLTQIAHLQRGECCGSACRHCPYGQVNVKDPSKKKQFNSYFYV, encoded by the exons ATGGCGGCCAGGCAGATCTGGGCACTGGCGGGTCCCGCGCTCTGGAGGCAACCTCCCGCCGCCCCACCGCCAGCACCTCTCTGGGTCCGATCTGGGTTCCGACAGCAGCTCAGTTTAACCCTCTACTCTGCTAACGAGGGACACTGCGGCGGCTCCGCGCCCGGCACGCCGAGTAGGCCGGAGAGAGCGGCGAGGCCTTCGGTGAGCGAAGAGTTAACCGTGGCGGAGCGACGTATAGCGGAGCTGCACGCCGCCGCCTGCGCG GCTGGCCAGCTAAACTATGTGGATCCAGCTACTGGCTATGTGGTGCTCACACAGATTGCCCACTTGCAAAGAGGTGAATGTTGTGGCTCTGCTTGCAGACAT TGTCCGTATGGTCAAGTCAATGTTAAAGATCCATCTAAAAAGAAGCAAttcaattcatatttttatgtttga